One Microtus pennsylvanicus isolate mMicPen1 chromosome 3, mMicPen1.hap1, whole genome shotgun sequence DNA window includes the following coding sequences:
- the Smim35 gene encoding small integral membrane protein 35 isoform X1, whose protein sequence is MILGVGLSLLLVSVLGYSLAKWYQRGYCWDGPNFVFNLYQIRNLKDLEVGPPFTISGHMSSPDGGYMKFSNERV, encoded by the exons ATGATCCTCGGAGTGGGACTGTCCCTGCTGCTTGTGTCCGTCCTCGGCTACAGCTTGGCCAAGTGGTACCAGCGCGGGTACTGCTGGGATG GGCCTAATTTTGTCTTCAACTTATACCAGATCCG GAACCTGAAGGACTTGGAAGTGGGGCCACCCTTCACCATCAGTGGCCACATGAGCAGTCCAGATGGCGGCTACATGAAGTTCTCCAATGAAAGAGTCTGA
- the Smim35 gene encoding small integral membrane protein 35 isoform X2 — MKCASIEHLPCPSVLSLGPNFVFNLYQIRNLKDLEVGPPFTISGHMSSPDGGYMKFSNERV, encoded by the exons ATGAAGTGTGCATCTATTGAGCATCTACCATGTCCCAGTGTCCTTTCCCTTg GGCCTAATTTTGTCTTCAACTTATACCAGATCCG GAACCTGAAGGACTTGGAAGTGGGGCCACCCTTCACCATCAGTGGCCACATGAGCAGTCCAGATGGCGGCTACATGAAGTTCTCCAATGAAAGAGTCTGA